A genomic segment from Stenotrophomonas maltophilia encodes:
- a CDS encoding helix-turn-helix transcriptional regulator: MDNGAFPHIRMLRLAEVQARLGVARSTLYAYLNKRSPSYLPAFPKPVRLGSTVAFIEHEIESFVVGLMQAREGAPDER; this comes from the coding sequence ATGGACAACGGCGCCTTTCCCCACATTCGAATGCTTCGCCTCGCCGAGGTTCAGGCGCGGCTGGGCGTCGCGAGGTCAACCCTTTACGCATACCTCAATAAGCGCTCGCCGAGCTACTTGCCGGCATTCCCTAAACCTGTTCGTCTCGGCTCTACCGTAGCGTTCATTGAGCACGAGATCGAGAGCTTCGTGGTCGGCCTGATGCAGGCAAGGGAGGGGGCGCCGGACGAGCGCTAA
- a CDS encoding AAA family ATPase, whose amino-acid sequence MSLIVSVTDVHGHTPRLCYHLRNSDWSLMAGLSLNAMKDGSTTMATIHLVEGPVGAGKSTFVAELRSLHTAAGFILDAWFVRLYSPDRPAANLMEWYAARKARCMAQIWITACEVLDTGRDVVLELGLVERASRESFYAQVREAGHDLAVYLLDAPRDVRRDRVRQRNRE is encoded by the coding sequence GTGAGCCTGATCGTCAGTGTCACGGATGTCCATGGTCATACCCCTCGCCTCTGCTATCACCTCCGAAACAGCGATTGGTCTCTGATGGCCGGTCTGTCTCTGAATGCAATGAAGGATGGCTCAACCACTATGGCAACGATTCACCTGGTCGAAGGGCCCGTCGGTGCGGGCAAATCCACGTTTGTTGCCGAGTTGCGAAGTCTGCATACGGCGGCAGGATTCATTCTGGACGCGTGGTTCGTACGGCTGTACAGCCCGGACCGTCCCGCCGCCAACCTGATGGAATGGTATGCCGCAAGGAAGGCGCGTTGCATGGCGCAGATATGGATCACAGCCTGCGAAGTGCTCGATACGGGTCGCGACGTTGTACTCGAGCTGGGCCTGGTGGAGAGAGCCAGCCGCGAGAGCTTCTACGCGCAGGTCAGGGAGGCGGGCCACGATCTGGCCGTGTATCTCCTGGATGCCCCACGTGACGTTCGTCGTGATCGCGTCCGCCAGCGCAATCGGGAGTAA
- a CDS encoding YagK/YfjJ domain-containing protein, translating to MMGKLISSKGPVFRCYRRAGNDFVERTRIGDALVLCLKSDLKMIDEQFPQHRHSPLFTLFKQVFGEIHLVGQRLWPEDIAALNAAIAEARACGKGKELRTHLKDMKRSERSNSTACETLLDGLRRRYSKLLVLRVDFEYFSTYCPGVGFRGQVMTLDEAKAHRDKLLKYLRKGPYGKHLAGYMWKMEYGFEKGYHFHVAIFFDGQRVAKDIVLADVLGKYWKNEVTEGKGMYFNCNKCKEDYERCGIGMVNRRDDVKWSFLEEAMRYLTKVDLYLRFQAGKRTRTFATSNASTGRTNAPPQAPVPSIGMQLRPAI from the coding sequence ATGATGGGCAAGCTCATCAGCAGTAAGGGCCCAGTCTTCCGTTGCTACAGGCGCGCAGGCAACGATTTTGTGGAGCGGACGAGAATTGGTGATGCGCTTGTCCTTTGCCTGAAGTCGGATCTGAAAATGATCGACGAGCAGTTCCCACAGCATCGGCACAGCCCGCTTTTTACGCTTTTCAAGCAGGTTTTTGGTGAGATCCATCTAGTTGGGCAGCGGCTTTGGCCTGAGGACATTGCAGCGCTGAATGCTGCAATTGCAGAGGCTCGTGCATGTGGCAAAGGAAAGGAGCTGCGCACGCACCTGAAGGATATGAAGCGCAGCGAGAGGTCGAACTCAACGGCCTGCGAGACTTTGCTTGACGGGTTGCGGCGTCGCTACTCAAAGCTGCTGGTGCTAAGGGTGGACTTCGAGTACTTCTCCACCTATTGCCCAGGTGTGGGTTTCCGGGGTCAAGTAATGACTCTGGATGAGGCGAAGGCTCATCGCGATAAGCTTCTCAAGTATCTCCGCAAGGGGCCGTACGGCAAGCACCTCGCCGGGTACATGTGGAAGATGGAGTATGGCTTCGAGAAGGGCTATCACTTCCACGTCGCCATCTTCTTCGACGGCCAGCGGGTAGCCAAAGATATCGTCCTGGCAGATGTCCTCGGCAAGTACTGGAAGAACGAGGTCACCGAAGGCAAGGGGATGTATTTCAACTGCAACAAGTGCAAGGAGGATTACGAGCGTTGCGGCATCGGCATGGTTAACCGCAGGGATGATGTGAAATGGTCATTTTTGGAAGAAGCAATGCGTTACCTGACCAAGGTCGACCTGTATCTGCGCTTCCAAGCCGGCAAGCGGACCAGAACATTTGCCACCAGCAACGCGTCCACCGGACGGACCAATGCGCCCCCTCAGGCACCTGTGCCTAGCATTGGAATGCAGCTTCGGCCCGCGATTTAG
- a CDS encoding helix-turn-helix domain-containing protein yields MTLAQAAELCACHPRTLRRAINDGQLTAMRLGQSAKSDRIHAADLEAWWQRSRYMPPPTTVFPKTSPTGSLLSDADERLERLLATNRTKAAKKPRHRRIAQ; encoded by the coding sequence ATGACGCTCGCTCAGGCTGCGGAGCTTTGTGCCTGCCACCCTCGAACCCTTCGCAGGGCGATCAACGATGGACAGCTCACTGCGATGCGTCTGGGGCAAAGCGCGAAGTCTGATCGTATCCATGCTGCCGATCTAGAGGCTTGGTGGCAGCGATCTCGGTATATGCCCCCACCCACAACAGTCTTCCCGAAAACCTCTCCCACAGGCTCGCTCCTATCTGATGCTGATGAGCGACTCGAAAGACTGCTGGCGACGAACAGAACCAAAGCGGCCAAGAAGCCGCGACATAGGCGAATAGCTCAATAA
- a CDS encoding helix-turn-helix transcriptional regulator — protein MAGKQARILNLQADLQNIEVVMARTSLSRATIYRRMALGSFPAPRKIGARSVWVKADIDRFCAEVATPESGA, from the coding sequence ATGGCTGGGAAGCAAGCGAGAATATTGAACCTGCAGGCGGACCTCCAGAACATTGAGGTAGTGATGGCCAGGACGAGCTTGAGTCGCGCGACCATCTACCGCCGGATGGCGCTGGGATCCTTCCCTGCCCCGCGCAAGATCGGTGCTAGGTCGGTTTGGGTGAAGGCAGACATTGACAGGTTCTGTGCGGAGGTCGCGACACCCGAGTCTGGTGCATGA
- a CDS encoding fasciclin domain-containing protein — MKALQRIAATVSFAVLVSATSMSFAASTVMVGGAEMYPTRTIVQNAINSKDHTTLVAAVKAAGLVDTLNGAGPFTVFAPTNAAFSKLPAGTVDTLVKPENKAQLTKILTYHVVPGNYSSAQLMADATKHGGKAMLKTVEGESLTVALHDGKLWVIDAKGGKAGISIADVGQSNGVIHVIDTVLMPK; from the coding sequence GTGAAAGCTCTTCAGCGGATAGCCGCCACAGTAAGCTTCGCCGTACTCGTCTCAGCCACTTCAATGAGCTTCGCCGCCAGTACCGTGATGGTCGGCGGAGCGGAAATGTATCCCACCAGGACCATCGTCCAGAACGCCATCAACTCCAAGGACCACACGACCCTGGTCGCTGCGGTCAAGGCGGCGGGCCTGGTCGATACGCTCAATGGAGCCGGCCCCTTCACCGTTTTCGCGCCCACCAATGCAGCCTTCAGCAAGCTGCCCGCAGGTACGGTCGATACGCTGGTGAAGCCTGAAAACAAGGCACAACTGACCAAAATCCTGACCTACCACGTAGTGCCGGGCAACTACAGTTCCGCGCAGCTGATGGCCGATGCCACGAAGCACGGCGGCAAGGCCATGCTGAAGACCGTTGAAGGTGAATCCCTCACCGTCGCTCTGCATGACGGCAAGCTGTGGGTCATCGATGCCAAGGGTGGCAAGGCTGGAATCAGCATTGCTGATGTCGGCCAGTCCAACGGCGTGATCCACGTGATCGATACCGTGTTGATGCCGAAGTAA